In Cryptococcus neoformans var. neoformans B-3501A chromosome 11, whole genome shotgun sequence, the genomic window GGAAACCTCTTAACAAGGTACCATCATAGCCCTATGAGAGAACAATTGCCGACACCGACGTTCTTGACAACATGGAGTTGGTTAATATTCCCAAGTATACCGATGACTACAAGGATTATCCCCGCCACgacatcttcaaatccCATGAGACAGTGATCGCGGACTTCCATCGCAAGTGTTGGCAACAGATTGCCAAACCTCTTTTTGTACTTTTTGCCCTTGCTATGGAGCTTCCTGAAAACTACTTTGTGGAGAGACATGAGTATAACAAACCTTCTCAAGACCATCTTCGCTATGTGAGCTGCTTGTATCCTGCCGGCTGAATCCCGACTGACTAGCTTCTGTAGATGCAATACCATCCGCGCACTCCAGAGGATGATGCCAAATGTAACAACCTTTGGTCCTGGGCTCATACCGATTATGGATCCTTaaccctcctcttctcccaaacTGTGTCAGGGCTGCAAGTCAAGTTTTCGGATGGTACTTATCATGACATCAAGTACAAAAAAGGATCAGTTATTGTCAACATTGCCGACACCTTGAGCTTTATGACCAAAGGTAAGTCCCATAGAGCCGCTGTTGTCATAGACATTGCACTCATTTTGAGTTTCTAGGTTATCTCAGATCCACCATTCATCGGGTTACCGTTCCTCCTGGTATCCAGTCGTCTATCCAGTGAGCCTGAAGTGCTAAATTTCGTTTGCTTATTGGTCCGTAATTCGGTACGTAGCTAACAAACCTTATGTAGCCGCATTGGTGTGCTCTACGGCTGCCGTCCAAACGATAATGTCCCAGTCATTACCGCTCCTTCCCCACTTCTCGAGCGTCTCGGTCTAATCTCCGATGCTGACAGGAACGCtaaggaagaggacgcTGTCACAGCTGGAGGTAAGCagttcctttcttttcttcctccgccttGGTTAGTGGTTTAGCTGACTCCGATGAGCAGAATATGTCGCTGCGCGTGTAAAGGCGGTGCACGGAAGCAACACCTATGGCACTGCCCCTGGTACCAAGTTTACGCACAAGAACCTCGAAGTTCTGGAAAACTTTGCCGATACCTCCTCCGGCAAAAAGGGAGCTATTTGATAAGTGTACTTTTGGCGTTACTGTACTGTGGGTCTGTTTAGTAGCCGTTAGTAGTAATTGTAACTATATCTTCATTGACGTTCATGCAtgcctcttcttgtcttcatGCATCCATACGCAttgcttttcttccatcatatGTTTTAGCTTTAGAATGCGAACATCCCTCCATATCTACATTCAGTCGGGAAAACGTTATTGAAGTGTTCATAGGCGGAGACTCGTAAACTGGCAGATATTTTCTGTGGGTGAATTAGAACAAGTAACTTGCACTCTCCCCGTCCCAGTGCATCAACGTAAATGATCCTTGGttgcctttctctttcctttatGTGCCAGAATTTCCGCAGTATTTCTTCCCAGTAATTCTGGGCTGACTTCTAATAGCCGGTTACTTTGGTATTTAGTAAGGAGTCCATCATTGATAGAATACATCTCCCCTAACTTTAGGAGCAACACCACTCGATCTGATTCGCTCAGTCCAGTACCGGTACCCCTTCCGAAAGAGGCGGGTTACACCTCTCCTCATCAGCGACTTCCACTACTCGCGTATCCTCCCTAGTCCTTATCCCTAACACAATAGCAATCAACACACACCCAGCTGCTCCTACTAAACCCCCAAACGCCGCGCGGAACGCCAACACATAGCAATTAACTGCTACTTGTCTTCGGGACGGATCTAGCTGGGCAAGGTAATCAACCGACTCCCGAATGCCGCGGATGATTGTCTCGGAGCCAGGGCCGGTGAAGTGAGTGACAAGCTGATACGAGAGTATATTTTGGAGGATAGCTTGAGATACGGATATGCCCAGCACGGTACCTATGGACCGTAGGAGGAAAATAAGCGACGTGGCAGCCGCATGGTCTGTAAAATGATTAGATAAAACTGCCAGAAGGTTATGAGATATTGACGGATCTCTCAAGCTCACCAGCGCCTGACGTGCTAAGAATGTCGATTAGACTCGATATAAACATCACTCCCATTCCCGCATGAACCCAGATTAGTCTCGCAATAAAGTACCACTCGCCCTTTGACTCATTGTTTGAGAAAGTCAACGCAAACATCATGAGTGCCCCCGCGGCGAGACTAATAGCTCCTAGCCGTTGCCCGACGTGACATTTGTCGGGATGACAATGAAGAAATATCCCGGTCACAATAGAAGCGATTGGGGCGGTAAGTGTGGGATACAGAAGACGGCGAGATGCGACACTGGCGGAGGTCAGGAGTGTCGTTTGAAAAAAGACAGGTATGAGATAAAGTGTCTACAATGTGTGAGATCAATTGATGTTGATTTGTCGATATTAGACTTACGCCAAAGATGGTCATTGCCCCGAACAAGTTCAATCCCACTTGAGGTACCATTCGTCGGTTAGTCAAGAGATTGATTGGTAAGACAGGCAGTTTAACTCTCTTCTCATGCTGAAAAAAGGCTAACGTGGTAATGACTGAAAAGACGAGAAGAATGGGATTAGCCGAACTGGACCAGGGTATGGTGCTGCCTCCAAGATTGATAACAAGCATGAAAAGTGTGATGGAAGTCATCTGATTATAACTCTCTGGATCAGCAAATTTTAGACTATATTCCATGTGAGATTCGACTTACCAAAAGCACACTGCCCAATGAATCAATATCTTTTTTCTGAAAACTATTGGTTTTGCCTGCTTGAATCTCAAGTAGCTTTGGGCTCGCTCTGCAAAGAAACACCACTATAGAGAAGATAGTTAAAGGTACCGGAAAGAAGTAGGCAAAACGCCAACCAATGGAATCTGATAAGATACCTCCTAAAGAAGCTCCTAAAGCAGCACCAAGCTGTGGAACAGTCAGCCACATGAggaaaaagcaaaaaggcACAGATATTTAGCGTACACCGTACGTGACATTGTTGGCAGCTTGGTACAGAGGCCGCAAACGCATGGGAAGAACATCCCAAGCACAAACTTGAGAGACGGTAATCAAGCCTCCGCCTAAAAAAGGTAATTAGTCGATGACTTGCTAGTCAAGCAGGTATATTTACCTCCTATACCACAGATAGCCCTGGCAGCTATCATCTGACCCAAGTTATTACTTAATCCGCACCCAAGACAGCCTAGGGCGAACACTGCTAGAGACAAGACATATAATCTAGTCCTCCCAAAGAGATCAGAGGCACGCCCGTAAAGCTTAATGGAAGGCGGTAGATTAGCTTGTAATTCGTGGGCAGATAGGGGCACTTACAGGCTGAACTGCGGTCGATACAGTTAGGTAAGATATAGCCACCCATGCAACATGATCAGAAGAGTTGAATTCTGTTCCTACAGCTCCTTGCGTCGAAGCTGCGATAGTACTTTCGAAGGCTGCGAAAAAGTTGTTGGATAGGAGAGCTACTCATCAGTGATCAGAAAACGGTCAATTTGCATTTGACAAAGACTAATAATATTGAATCAAACAACTAACCAGGGAGAATAAGGACATAGTCTAAATTAGATAGGAAGCCAGACGATTTCTGGCTGATTTTAGGGACAAGTGGTGTTCTTTCCGACATGATGGGACTTCTCAAATGAGAAAGCTATTAGACATTGATCGTAAGTGGTTTCACGTTCCACGAGGCACCAAAGACTTATTATCAAAGGTTCACGGTCACTTTCTATAGAAGCAAGAGGTACCATTGTATTCTATGCATCTGTAAAGAAATGAGGCAAGTCAGCTCTTCTGCACGAAACAAGAGA contains:
- a CDS encoding hypothetical protein (Match to EST gb|CF185999.1|CF185999; HMMPfam hit to 2OG-FeII_Oxy, 2OG-Fe(II) oxygenase superfamily, score: 43.5, E(): 6e-10) → MPIATETYPIPPFDRPVPTTEDLDWADLTELPLDLFYDPKGRAQLVESVKHALEVDDLGFWSVTNAGFSDEEIDHQFAIAQAFFNLPIEERKSNAIDAKNGGYLGYRAPYERTIADTDVLDNMELVNIPKYTDDYKDYPRHDIFKSHETVIADFHRKCWQQIAKPLFVLFALAMELPENYFVERHEYNKPSQDHLRYMQYHPRTPEDDAKCNNLWSWAHTDYGSLTLLFSQTVSGLQVKFSDGTYHDIKYKKGSVIVNIADTLSFMTKGYLRSTIHRVTVPPGIQSSIHRIGVLYGCRPNDNVPVITAPSPLLERLGLISDADRNAKEEDAVTAGEYVAARVKAVHGSNTYGTAPGTKFTHKNLEVLENFADTSSGKKGAI